The nucleotide window ACGACGAGACCGCCGTCGCCGAGCTTCTGGAACGCTGGCACCTCGGCCTGGGACTGACCATGGCCGAGCGGCGCATCGCCCTGCGACAGGCCCGCGAACAGTCCGTCTTCGACCTGCCCGCCACCGAGGACGACGACATTCGCACGCTGCCGTCGGTCGCCCGGATCTTCGCCGACGCCCGCGCCCTCGACGAGGAGACCGTCGAGGGCGCGGGCGTTGACGAGGCCGAGCCCTACGAAGGCCTCGCGCCCAGCGATGACGACGAGGAGGACGAACTTGACGGCCCGGATGCGGCCGATGACTTCTACGCCGACGCCCTGGAGGACGCATGATGCCGCCCTGTCCCACCGAGCCGGCCGAAGGTACGCGTCCCCGGCTGGACAACCTCACGCTCTCCCGCAAGGAGGGGCTGAGGGCCCTGGCCGAGGCACCCCGCCGCGTCCAACCGGAGATCTTGACCCCCAAGCAGATCGCTGCCCTCGGCGAGGCGGCGCGGCTGGAGTACGACCACCTCCGCAGCGTCTGGCACGCCAACCTCGGCCCGCTCAAGACGCCGCAGCTCGAAGCACTGCATGAGGACCTGTGGGACATCATCGCCAGCAATCAGCAGGACGGAGACAAGGCCAAGGGAGCCGTCGCGGTGGACGCGTTCCCCGGACTCGGGAAGACCACGGCAGTACTGGACTTCGCCCTGAAATACCACCAGAAGGAGATCGCCCGGGCCGGAGCCTTCACCGCCTCCGGGCACGAACGGTGGCCCGTCTGCCGAGTCGGCCTCACCAGCAACATCGGCATGAAGTGAGCTGCACTGATCTTCGTGGAGTCCTTGAAGCCTGGGTTACGATCCAGGCGTAAGGAGAACCACCTGCAGTGCCAGCACCACGTAAGTACCCCGATGAACTCCGCGAGCGCGCCGTCCGCGAGGTCCGCTCGACCGGCCGCCCAGTGACGCATGTCGCCCGCGACCTCGGCATCCACAAGGAGGCCCTGCGGTCATGGGTTCGCCAGGCCGAGGCCGACGCCGGCGAGCGCGACGACCGCCTGACCAGCTCCGAGCTGGAGGAGCTGAAGCAACTCCGGAAAGAGAATGCCGAGTTGAGGCGGGCCAACGAGATTCTCAAGGCCGCCAGCGTGTTTTTTGCCCAGGAGATCGACCGTCCCCGGACGAGGCCGAGCAGGTGATCGACCACCTGCGAGACAAGGGCCTCGGGGTCGATCCCGTCTGCCGGGTGCTGGGCTTGTCTCCCTCGACGTACTTCGCGCGCAAGACGCGACCGAAGTCCGCCCGCCGGTTGCGTGATGAAGAGCTGATTCCGCTGGTCACAGCCGCGTGGGAGGACTCCGGCCGCACCTACGGCGCCCGCCGGGTCACCCGCGCGCTGGTCCGCGCCGGCCACGCGGTGGCCCGCTGCACGGTCGAGCGGCTGATGCGGGAGCTCGGGATCGAGGGCGTCATCCGCGGGCAACGTCGTCGCACCACGGTCCCCGAGCCGACCGCGCCGCGTCCGCCGGATCTGGTCAACCGGCGGTTCACCGCCGAGCGGCCGAACCAGCTGTGGTTGGCGGACCTGACCTACATCCGCACGTGGTCGGGCTGGGTCTACGTGGCGTTCGTCCTGGACGCGTACTCCCGCCGGATCGTGGGCTGGCAGGCCGCCACCCACATGCGCACGGACCTGCCGCTGGACGCACTGGAGATGGCGCTGTGGCGGCAGCAGATCAAGAAGGACGCCGGCCTCATTCATCACAGCGACCGCGGGTCGCAATACGTGTCCATTCGCTATACGGAGCGATTGGCCGAGGCCGGCGCCTCCGCGTCCGTGGGCTCCGTCGCCGATTCGTACGACAACGCGATGGCCGAGGCCTTGAATGGCACATTCAAGGCCGAACTGATCGAGCATCAGGGCCCGTGGCGGGACTTCGACGAAGTCGAGCGGGCCGTCTTCCAGTGGGTCGCGTGGTACAACGGTGAACGACTCCACTCCGCCCTCGGCTACCTGCCACCCGACGAGTACGAACAGGCGTACTGGGCGAGACCGGAGCAAGTCCCACAGACCGCTTGATCACACGATCGCGGACTCTACGAAAGTCGGGGCAGCTCAAAGGACTTCAACCGAGCCCTGCTGGAGTTCTTCGCACACCCCGGCCGCAAGAGCGGCACGGCCGCGCTGTTCGTCCAGCGTGCCCTGGACTGCGTCCTGGAATGCGAGACCAAACTACTGATCATCGACGACCTGCACTTCCTCAAGTGGCAGGACAAAAACGGCAAGGAGGTCAGCAACCACTTCAAGTACATCGCCAACGAGTTCCCGGTCACCCTCATCTTCATCGGCGTCGAACTGGGCAACCGAGGCCTGTACTCCGAGTCCGACGCCCGCGGCGACATCACCCTCGCCCAGACCGCGCGCCGCACCACCCCGCTGACCATGGACGCCTACTCGGTGCGCAACGACAAGGAACGACGACAGTGGCGCAAGCTCATGCTGGGGCTCGAACAGCGCCTCGTCCTGGCCCGAAAATATCCCGGCATGCTCGCTGACGACCTGACTGACTACCTCTACACCCGCACCACCGGCCACATCGGCTCGTTGATGACGCTCATCAACCGCGGCTGCCAGAGAGCAGCCCGCACCGGCGCCGAACTCCTTGACGAGGACCTGTTGGATCAGGTGAAACTCGATGCCGGGGCGGAGCGGGCGCGCAAGGCGCTGCAGAAGAAGTTCGAGCGCAAGCGGATGACGACCAAGCCCCGCTCCCGCACCGCGAAGACCGCGTCGGCCAAGAACTTGGCATGAGCCCCGTCCGTACGCTGCCGCTGCGTCAGGCCCCGCTCGCCGGGGAGGCCCTGGACTCCTGGATCGAGGCTCTCTCCGTGAGGCTTCGGACACCGCTGGGTGAAGTGATGCAGAGTGTAGGTCTGCCACTTCTGCGGAAGACCGGCAACCAGCTGCTCGGCATTCCGCCGGACTGGACGATCCTGTTGGGCTCGCAACAGACCGCCGCCTTGTCCGTGGCGACGGGCCTGGACGCGGCCCGACTCCGTGAAATGACGCTGCTCCACTACGACCAGCGGGCCCTGGAGATCAACCACGAGCGTCACTTCGTGAACCGCCGGGTGCTCTGGGGACGGGGCGGCGGCTCCCGCTTCTGTCCCGACTGCTTGGCGGAATCCGACGGGCGCTGGATGCTGTCCTGGCGGCTGGGCTGGTCCTTCGCCTGTCTACGCCATCGCCGGCTGCTGGCGGACAACTGTCCAGGCTGCGGGCGCGTCCCTCGTCTGCGACCCCGAAGCTCGCAATGCATTCCCAGGCCCCGGTACTGCGGGAACGCGCCCGCAATATCGGACGGTTCCTTCACCAGCGGTTGTGGCCTCGACCTCGCGCAGACGCTCACCCTCCGTCTGCCCGTCGGCCATCCGGCTATGGCCGCGCAGAGCCGCATCACGGACATCGTCGAGAGCGGCACCTCTACCTTCGGCGTCTACGCCCTCATGCCGCAGCCGGCGCCGGGCGCACTCAGCGACATCCGTGCCCTCTGCGGACGCGTGCTGTCCGACCTCTCCGCCGAGGACCTCATCCGCCGGGCCCCGTACGACATCGCCGGAGCTCACCTCCGTCCCGATGCAGGCTGCACGCTCGCCGGCCGGGCGGGGGATCGACCCGGCTTCATGGCCCCGGCCAGAGCCGTGAGCGTGGCGAGCGCCGTCACCGTCGCGCTGGGCATCCTCGACCAGCCGGACATTCACCAGGCCGGCGAGGCGATGCGGGACCTGCTCACGGATCTGCACGACGACCTTTCCGAGGTCAGCATCGGCCAGCTCAAGAACTGGGGGACCCGAGTGACCCCCGTTTTCACTGGCATCCAGCTAGTGTCCTGAGTCGTTAATTCGTGTGCAGTATGCGGCGAGAGTGCCGAGGATGTCGTCGGCGGTCTTCGTCCAGACGAGCGGCTTGGGGTTCTTGTTCCATTCGTTGATCCAGCCGCGGATGTCCCGTTCGAGTTCGACGACGCTGTGGTGGGCCGAGCGGCGGAGTTTGCGGCAGGTCAGCTCGGCGAACCAGCGCTCGACGAGGTTGAGCCAGGACGCCGAGGTGGGGGTGAAGTGCAGGTGGAAGCGGGGGTGCCGGAGCAGCCACTTCTTGACCGGCTCGGTCTTGTGGGTGGCGTAGTTGTCCAGGACCAGGTGCAGGTCCAGGTCCTTGGGTACGGCGGCGTCGATGGTCTTCAGGAAGCGGAGGAACTCCTGGTGGCGATGGCGTCGGTAGTGCTGGGCTATGACCGAGCCGGACGCGATGTCCAAGGCGGCGAACAGGCTGGTCGTGCCGTGCCGGACGTAGTCGTGCGTCATCTTCGCCGGCGTGGCCGGCGCCATCGGCAGCACCGGCTGGGTCCGGTCCAGGGCCTGTATCTGCGACTTCTCGTCCACTGCCAGGACCAGGGCGTTCTGCGGCGGGGACAGGTAAATGCCCACCACGTCGCGGACCTTGGTCACGAACTGCGGGTCGGTCGACAGCTTCCAGGTCTCCACGATGTGCGGCTTGAGGCCGAACGCCCGCCAGATCCGGGAGACAGCCGACTGCGACATCCCCACCGCCTCGGCCATCGAACGCGTCGACCAATGCGAATCTCCTGTCGGCGGCGCCTGACCGAGCGTCCTGGCGACCAGGGCCTCGACCTGCTCGTCCGTAATCTTCCGCGGCGCCCCCGAACGCGGCCGGTCCACCAGGCCCTCCAGCCGGTCCGCGGCAAACCGGGACCGCCACTTGCGCACCGTCTCCCTCGAGACACCCAGGTCATCCGCGACCTGCGCGTTCGGCCGGCCCTCCGCGCACGCCAACACGATCCTCGACCGCAGCACCAGCGCCTGAGAGGCGGTCTGCTTGCGCATCCAACCCCGCAGCACCCGGCGTTCGTGATCGGACAACTCCAGCGGCAACGGCTTCGGACCAGGCACCGCCCCACCCTACAACTGCAAGGGAACTAACGACTCGGGACACTAGTGTCCTGAGTCGTTAATTCGTGTGCAGTATGCGGCGAGAGTGCCGAGGATGTCGTCGGCGGTCTTCGTCCAGACGAACGGCTTGGGGTTCTTGTTCCATTCGTTGATCCAGCCGCGGATGTCCCGTTCGAGTTCGACGACGCTGTGGTGGGCCGAGCGGCGGAGTTTGCGGCAGGTCAGCTCGGCGAACCAGCGCTCGACGAGGTTGAGCCAGGACGCCGAGGTGGGGGTGAAGTGCAGGTGGAAGCGGGGGTGCCGGAGCAGCCACTTCTTGACCGGCTCGGTCTTGTGGGTGGCGTAGTTGTCCAGGACCAGGTGCAGGTCCAGGTCCTTGGGTACGGCGGCGTCGATGGTCTTCAGGAAGCGGAGGAACTCCTGGTGGCGATGGCGTCGGTAGTGCTGGGCTATGACCGAGCCGGACGCGATGTCCAAGGCGGCGAACAGGCTGGTCGTGCCGTGCCGGACGTAGTCGTGCGTCATCTTCGCCGGCGTGGCCGGCGCCATCGGCAGCACCGGCTGGGTCCGGTCCAGGGCCTGTATCTGCGACTTCTCGTCCACTGCCAGGACCAGGGCGTTCTGCGGCGGGGACAGGTAAATGCCCACCACGTCGCGGACCTTGGTCACGAACTGCGGGTCGGTCGACAGCTTCCAGGTCTCCACGATGTGCGGCTTGAGGCCGAACGCCCGCCAGATCCGGGAGACAGCCGACTGCGACATCCCCACCGCCTCGGCCATCGAACGCGTCGACCAATGCGAATCTCCTGTCGGCGGCGCCTGACCGAGCGTCCTGGCGACCAGGGCCTCGACCTGCTCGTCCGTAATCTTCCGCGGCGCCCCCGAACGCGGCCGGTCCACCAGGCCCTCCAGCCGGTCCGCGGCAAACCGGGACCGCCACTTGCGCACCGTCTCCCTCGAGACACCCAGGTCATCCGCGACCTGCGCGTTCGGCCGGCCCTCCGCGCACGCCAACACGATCCTCGACCGCAGCACCAGCGCCTGAGAGGCGGTCTGCTTGCGCATCCAACCCCGCAGCACCCGGCGTTCGTGATCGGACAACTCCAGCGGCAACGGCTTCGGACCAGGCACCGCCCCACCCTACAACTGCAAGGGAACTAACGACTCGGGACACTAGCCGCGGCAAAAGGCGGCCTGCGTCCCGCCAACTATCTGCGGCATCGCATGACGTCACCGGTGCCAAGGCGACCGATGGCGAACAGCGAGGACATCACACGGCGGAGCCGGAAGGTACCCAGTACCTTCTGGAACCTGTGGACCCTGCGGCTCACCCCGCCCGACGGCACCGTCCCGCGCATCCTGGCTCCCGCCCTGGCCGCCGCCCTGCTGACCGTCGACAGCCGCACCGACTTCGACACCGCCACGGAACTCATGGGATCGGTGGCCGACCGTATGGACGTCTCCCACGCCCTTCAGCGCTTGGACGATCAGCCGCAGTGGCCCCACATCGCCACCGCCCTGACCAGGCTGGCCGACTACCTCGACACCTCGGACGTCCCCATCGACTACGCGCGGCGACGCAGTCTCGACTACACCACACTGCTGCCGCCGGGACGCTGGGGTGAGATCTGCCGCCGCACCGGCACACACCCCGGAGGCGAGCGCCGAGAACAGATCATCCGCTGCCACCTCTTCCAGCGCATCAGCGGATTCCCGCCCGAATTCGCGCCTGGCGCCCCGACCCTTGGTGCGGCGTTGTTCCGTACGGAATACTTCCGCTTCCTCGCCCTGCAGAGCCCGCAGTTGGCGGAGGCACTCGATGTCGAGGCGCAGGCCTTCCTCGCCACCCGGCACATCCACGACGAGCCGGTCGCCTGGCAACCGCCCAAGGCCCTCCTGGACGGACTCGCCCTCCCCGGCCTCGACCCAGACCAAGTCGACCTACCACAACTGCATCGCCTCATCCGCCAGCGCAGGCACGCTGTCCAGTACGCGGCCGACGTCCTCGGCACTTCCGTCGAAGCCGTCCGGTACCTCCTGGGAGGACATCCCGCCCGACTGCCCCCGCCGACGACATCCCAGGGCACGGCCAGGGAAGACTACGCCAGGGCCATGCAGACCCTGCCGAAGGAACGCATGGCCCGTCTGTACCTCGACGAGCACCGTTCTCTGTCGCAGATCTCCGAGCTCACCGGCTTCTCCTACAGGGTGCTGACCCGTCTCGCCCGTGAGTACGCGATCCCGATGCGCAGGCGCGAGGATTACAAGAAGCATGCACCGGTCGAACGGGACTGGCTCTACGACCAGTACGTCGTGCACCGTCGGCTCTTGTCCGATCTCGCTCGCGAGAGGGGCATGCACACGAAGACCATGGCCGACTGGGCGCGTCACCACGAGATTCCACTTCGCCATGGCGGAGCACCCCCGGCTGCGTATCGCGCGCCGGACTGGGCTGCCCGTGTTCCGGCGGCCGTGCGGGACGCTCTGACCGCCCCCTACGCCTGGAAATGGTTGGAGATCGTCGTTGCCGCACTGCCGTACGCCACGATGAGGGAGGCAGCCCAGGCCCTCGGTGTCCACCCTTCCACGCTGATCAAGAAGATCAACGAATTCGAAAGGGAGCTGGGCCACGCCCTGATCGAACGTGCTGAACGTGGCCGAGGGATGCGACCGACCCCGTTTGGTGCCGAGGTAGCGCAGGCCGTTAGGACGGCCATCACAGGCTCCAACAGAGCGGGGCCGCTCAGTTCCCCTGCATGAGGCTCGTCTAGGCCGTTTATCAAAAGTGGATCTTGGGTTCTGAATGATCACGCTTGATGGGAAGGGGGCGAAGGCGGGGTGGCCGCCCGTCTGGCCTCGGCGGCGGCTGATCGACGGCATACGGTTTCGAGTCCGGACCGGTGTTCCCTGGCGGGATGTGCCCATCGAGTGGGGGCCGTGGGGCCGGGTCTACGACCTGTTTCGCCGGTGGCCGGGTGACGCCCCGTACGCCGGAGGCGGCCCCTGCCGGGATGGCTGGGCTGGCGTCACGACGTACATCACCGGAACACACCTGCACGGGCCGGCCGCAGTCCGGCTGCCGCACGCGGCGGCGGGGTTTGACCACTGCACGACTACGGACGGATGGTGCGGGAGAGCGCGACAGGCTGCAGCCCTCTCGCCAAGACGACCTGCATGCCTGGAGCGTGACCCGCAGGTTTCGCGCGATGGCCGTGCTGCGCGGTGGACCGAATTTGAGAGTACGTTCCACTTCTTGATCAGACGAGGACCGTTGGATACGCTCCACCGATACGGTGTGTGACGCTCAGGGAACATCCGGTGTGCAGCCACCGGTGCAGGGGGTGGGTGGGCTGTGCCTGACTCGATAGCCGTGCCGACGGGTGTCCAACCAATTAGCTTCGACGTGCACGCAGTCCGCGGGGGAAGTCCCGGCGGAGCCCGCGACGACTTCGAAACGATGATCGCTCAGCTTGCCGCCGCGACGACCCCAAACGTACGGTCCATCGCTGCCAACCCGGGCGACTGGGGTATCGACGCCTTCGCCGGAAACCTCGGCGGGGCGATCACAGTGTGGCAGTCCAAGTACTTCATGCCGGTCACCACCAAGAAGCACGTACAGCAGGTCAAAGACTCGCTCGACAACGTGCTGAAGGCAGCCGTCAAGAACGGCCACACCATCGCCAGCTGGATTCTGTGCATCCCCTCCAGCATGGACGGCCCCATGACGGCATGGTGGGACACGTGGACGAAGGCGAGGGAGAAGGAACACAGCCTCGTCATCCAACTCTGGGACGAGACCGCCCTCCGGAAGAAGCTGCTTAGCCCCGAGGGCGACGACGTGCGTCGCGGCTTCTACGAGACGTACGCTCAGGCCGTCCCTGCCCCCGTGGAGCAGCTTCGGCTGGTACTCGAAGTCGAGGACGACAAGGCAGCCGCCCTTGGCTCCGCCTTGTTCATTCGGCAGATGACTGAGGCCGGCCACGTGGAGCTGGACTCGGCCAAGAGGCAGTTTTTCAATGCCGATCTGGTGGCTCGAGAGATCGCGCACAAGGATGTTCCGGCGGAGGTGGCGGCGCTCAGTTCCGCCGATGCGACGCTCCACGGTCTATGGGAGATGCAGTTCAACGAATGCGTGGCCGAGGACGCGCTTCGGGTTCTCCATACCCGTGTCTGGCGGGACGTACGCAACGAGCACGACAAACTGCCGAAGTCGCTCCGCCTGGAGCTGGTGCACAGCTGGGGGCTGGTCCACCGGCTCGTGGACAACCGCAAAGCGGGCTGGGTCAAACACTGGCGGCAGATCGCCGCCGAGCACTCCGACGGCTGACACGCCGTCTCCTGTCCTGTCAGACCTACGAGGAGTTCGCTGTGGAAGCACACCGGCCGGTGATGATGCCGGAGGACGAGGTGACCTTCCGGCTGGCGCAGCTGCTGCTTCTTCTCGACGCTGTCGCCGAACAGGACGTGAACGGGGCGAGCCTGGA belongs to Streptantibioticus cattleyicolor NRRL 8057 = DSM 46488 and includes:
- a CDS encoding IS3 family transposase, with product MGSPGRGRRRRARRPPDQLRAGGAEATPERECRVEAGQRDSQGRQRVFCPGDRPSPDEAEQVIDHLRDKGLGVDPVCRVLGLSPSTYFARKTRPKSARRLRDEELIPLVTAAWEDSGRTYGARRVTRALVRAGHAVARCTVERLMRELGIEGVIRGQRRRTTVPEPTAPRPPDLVNRRFTAERPNQLWLADLTYIRTWSGWVYVAFVLDAYSRRIVGWQAATHMRTDLPLDALEMALWRQQIKKDAGLIHHSDRGSQYVSIRYTERLAEAGASASVGSVADSYDNAMAEALNGTFKAELIEHQGPWRDFDEVERAVFQWVAWYNGERLHSALGYLPPDEYEQAYWARPEQVPQTA
- a CDS encoding TniQ family protein — its product is MSPVRTLPLRQAPLAGEALDSWIEALSVRLRTPLGEVMQSVGLPLLRKTGNQLLGIPPDWTILLGSQQTAALSVATGLDAARLREMTLLHYDQRALEINHERHFVNRRVLWGRGGGSRFCPDCLAESDGRWMLSWRLGWSFACLRHRRLLADNCPGCGRVPRLRPRSSQCIPRPRYCGNAPAISDGSFTSGCGLDLAQTLTLRLPVGHPAMAAQSRITDIVESGTSTFGVYALMPQPAPGALSDIRALCGRVLSDLSAEDLIRRAPYDIAGAHLRPDAGCTLAGRAGDRPGFMAPARAVSVASAVTVALGILDQPDIHQAGEAMRDLLTDLHDDLSEVSIGQLKNWGTRVTPVFTGIQLVS
- a CDS encoding IS630 family transposase, coding for MPGPKPLPLELSDHERRVLRGWMRKQTASQALVLRSRIVLACAEGRPNAQVADDLGVSRETVRKWRSRFAADRLEGLVDRPRSGAPRKITDEQVEALVARTLGQAPPTGDSHWSTRSMAEAVGMSQSAVSRIWRAFGLKPHIVETWKLSTDPQFVTKVRDVVGIYLSPPQNALVLAVDEKSQIQALDRTQPVLPMAPATPAKMTHDYVRHGTTSLFAALDIASGSVIAQHYRRHRHQEFLRFLKTIDAAVPKDLDLHLVLDNYATHKTEPVKKWLLRHPRFHLHFTPTSASWLNLVERWFAELTCRKLRRSAHHSVVELERDIRGWINEWNKNPKPLVWTKTADDILGTLAAYCTRINDSGH
- a CDS encoding IS630 family transposase — translated: MPGPKPLPLELSDHERRVLRGWMRKQTASQALVLRSRIVLACAEGRPNAQVADDLGVSRETVRKWRSRFAADRLEGLVDRPRSGAPRKITDEQVEALVARTLGQAPPTGDSHWSTRSMAEAVGMSQSAVSRIWRAFGLKPHIVETWKLSTDPQFVTKVRDVVGIYLSPPQNALVLAVDEKSQIQALDRTQPVLPMAPATPAKMTHDYVRHGTTSLFAALDIASGSVIAQHYRRHRHQEFLRFLKTIDAAVPKDLDLHLVLDNYATHKTEPVKKWLLRHPRFHLHFTPTSASWLNLVERWFAELTCRKLRRSAHHSVVELERDIRGWINEWNKNPKPFVWTKTADDILGTLAAYCTRINDSGH
- a CDS encoding helix-turn-helix domain-containing protein; this encodes MANSEDITRRSRKVPSTFWNLWTLRLTPPDGTVPRILAPALAAALLTVDSRTDFDTATELMGSVADRMDVSHALQRLDDQPQWPHIATALTRLADYLDTSDVPIDYARRRSLDYTTLLPPGRWGEICRRTGTHPGGERREQIIRCHLFQRISGFPPEFAPGAPTLGAALFRTEYFRFLALQSPQLAEALDVEAQAFLATRHIHDEPVAWQPPKALLDGLALPGLDPDQVDLPQLHRLIRQRRHAVQYAADVLGTSVEAVRYLLGGHPARLPPPTTSQGTAREDYARAMQTLPKERMARLYLDEHRSLSQISELTGFSYRVLTRLAREYAIPMRRREDYKKHAPVERDWLYDQYVVHRRLLSDLARERGMHTKTMADWARHHEIPLRHGGAPPAAYRAPDWAARVPAAVRDALTAPYAWKWLEIVVAALPYATMREAAQALGVHPSTLIKKINEFERELGHALIERAERGRGMRPTPFGAEVAQAVRTAITGSNRAGPLSSPA
- a CDS encoding transposase translates to MITLDGKGAKAGWPPVWPRRRLIDGIRFRVRTGVPWRDVPIEWGPWGRVYDLFRRWPGDAPYAGGGPCRDGWAGVTTYITGTHLHGPAAVRLPHAAAGFDHCTTTDGWCGRARQAAALSPRRPACLERDPQVSRDGRAARWTEFESTFHFLIRRGPLDTLHRYGV